Proteins encoded within one genomic window of Tigriopus californicus strain San Diego chromosome 12, Tcal_SD_v2.1, whole genome shotgun sequence:
- the LOC131891980 gene encoding cytochrome P450 2C15-like: MGLHIVILSVLMWYCALKWLKYYRVPQNFPPGPPSVPFLGVLPFMKDNFRDALQTWRREYGEVVGLQLGSELTVLLSDFDEISMAFKDKRFTGRPKALTETMTAFFASHPGEKNGGIVFSHGDQWTEQRRFALKTLRDFGFSKKNMEDVIMDEVYKMIDILKDTEDSVSLNQALSIGVVNSLWTILTGQKLNHGDKTVMEIITGTDNFIHQESMSGPLMILPWLRFLPGIREKFLASKAAPLSMRRLQNEMVAKHEQDSNTNNNEPSRKESSDFIDVYLDKIKDTRDRKSSFFGDQGRLNLQRSLTDIFGAGTSSGSSMLLFAFLYVIKYPKIQTRVQNEINRTIGKRKVTLDDRTQMHYTDAVLHEVMRHSCLVYAVPHATTEDVMVQGYDLPKDTVVYANVWHVMHNSDYWREPAVFHPERFLDRDGKFRKDERCIPFMLGKRFCIGQSLALQQLFLFFVTVLQQFDLETPAGPEKVSIEPIVGFVHQCPKYNVIMNKRTH, encoded by the exons ATGGGTCTTCACATTGTCATTCTGTCCGTCTTGATGTGGTATTGTGCCCTCAAATGGTTGAAGTATTACCGCGTGCCCCAGAACTTTCCTCCGGGCCCGCCCAGTGTGCCTTTTTTGGGTGTTTTGCCATTTATGAAG GACAACTTCCGGGATGCTCTTCAGACTTGGCGAAGAGAGTATGGTGAAGTGGTGGGTCTGCAGCTTGGGTCAGAGCTGACGGTCCTGCTTTCGGACTTTGACGAGATCTCCATGGCCTTCAAGGACAAGCGATTCACTGGAAGACCCAAGGCCTTGACTGAGACCATGACGGCCTTTTTTGCGTCTCATCCTGGAGAGAAAAACGGAGGGATCGTGTTTTCCCACGGGGATCAGTGGACCGAACAAAGGCGTTTTGCTCTGAAGACCCTCAGGGATTTTGGGttctccaaaaaaaacatggagGATGTCATCATGGACGAGGTGTACAAGATGATAGATATCCTCAAGGACACTGAAGATTCTGTGTCTCTGAACCAAGCCTTGTCCATCGGAGTGGTCAACTCATTGTGGACCATTTTGACGGGTCAGAAACTCAATCATGGAGATAAGACGGTTATGGAGATCATCACGGGCACGGACAACTTCATCCACCAGGAGTCCATGTCTGGACCATTGATGATCTTGCCTTGGTTGCGATTTCTTCCCGGGATCCGGGAGAAGTTCCTGGCTTCGAAAGCTGCTCCACTTTCCATGAGAAGGCTTCAG AACGAGATGGTGGCAAAGCATGAGCAAGACTCCAATACTAATAACAATGAACCATCCAGAAAAGAGTCGTCAGACTTCATCGATGTCTACTTGGACAAGATCAAGGACACCCGAGACCGCAAGTCCAGCTTCTTTGGCGACCAAGGGCGTCTGAATCTCCAAAGATCCTTGACCGATATTTTCGGGGCCGGAACTAGTTCCGGCAGCTCCATGCTCCTCTTCGCCTTCTTGTACGTCATCAAGTACCCCAAGATCCAGACCAGGGTCCAGAACGAGATCAACAGGACCATTGGAAAGCGAAAGGTCACTCTGGATGACCGGACCCAAATGCACTACACAGATGCTGTCCTTCACGAGGTCATGCGACACTCTTGTTTGGTCTACGCTGTTCCTCATGCCACCACTGAGGACGTCATGGTCCAGGGCTATGATCTTCCCAAAGATACCGTGGTCTATGCCAATGTTTGGCATGTCATGCACAATTCGGATTATTGGCGGGAACCGGCCGTTTTTCATCCGGAACGATTCCTGGATCGGGATGGGAAGTTCCGCAAGGATGAACGATGCATCCCATTTATGTTGGGCAAGAGGTTTTGCATTGGACAAAGTTTAGCGCTTCAACagctcttcttgttctttgtgACTGTTCTACAGCAGTTTGATTTGGAGACTCCTGCAGGGCCCGAGAAGGTCTCCATTGAGCCGATTGTGGGGTTTGTACATCAATGCCCCAAGTATAATGTGATCATGAACAAACGAACACATTGA